Proteins found in one Pelobacter seleniigenes DSM 18267 genomic segment:
- a CDS encoding TRAP transporter large permease, translating into MMTTVAIGFAALMLAGVPLAFMLIIVTMIALQLFSFTPQQAVVEQLFNSLDSFVLLAIPFFVLAGSIMTKGAIAKRLIAFINSLVGWIPGGLGVSGVLACIFFAAISGSGPATVVAIGSIMIPALVEAGYHKRFAIGLITTSGSLGIVIPPSIPMILYCLVMNVSVAEMFMAGILPGLLIGLSLVIYTVLRARRHNWKIGERPSLAEVIRTGKEGFWAILLPVVVLGGIYSGVFTPTEAAAVSVGYALFVELFIYRECSLREIPEICRESSIMASCLLFLLAGAMTFNWLLTAEEIPAMVARFVMEHIHSPWLFLLAINLLLLILGCFMDSVSAVLILSPLFLDTLQGYHIDLVHFGIVMVLNIEFGMLTPPFGLNLFVSMGVTGEKLRTVVSGVLPLLALLLCCLLLVTYIPDISLLLPKLFLR; encoded by the coding sequence ATGATGACCACCGTCGCCATCGGCTTTGCCGCCCTGATGCTGGCCGGGGTTCCGCTGGCTTTCATGCTGATCATCGTCACCATGATCGCCCTGCAGCTGTTCTCCTTTACTCCCCAGCAGGCGGTGGTGGAGCAGCTTTTCAACTCCCTCGACTCCTTTGTGCTCCTGGCGATCCCCTTCTTCGTCCTCGCCGGGTCGATCATGACCAAAGGGGCCATCGCCAAACGTTTGATCGCCTTTATCAACTCCCTGGTCGGCTGGATTCCCGGGGGACTCGGCGTGTCCGGGGTACTGGCCTGCATCTTTTTCGCGGCCATTTCCGGTTCCGGCCCGGCCACGGTGGTCGCCATCGGCTCGATCATGATTCCGGCCCTGGTCGAAGCCGGCTACCATAAACGCTTTGCCATCGGCCTGATCACCACCTCCGGTTCGCTGGGGATCGTCATTCCGCCGTCGATCCCGATGATCCTTTACTGCCTGGTCATGAACGTCTCGGTGGCCGAGATGTTCATGGCCGGGATTCTGCCCGGCCTGTTGATCGGGCTGTCCCTGGTCATTTATACGGTCCTCCGCGCCCGCCGCCACAACTGGAAAATCGGTGAGCGGCCGAGCCTGGCCGAGGTGATCAGAACCGGCAAGGAGGGGTTCTGGGCCATTCTCCTGCCGGTGGTGGTGCTGGGCGGGATCTATTCAGGGGTCTTCACCCCGACCGAAGCGGCCGCGGTCAGTGTCGGCTATGCCCTGTTCGTCGAGCTGTTCATCTACCGCGAATGCTCGCTGCGGGAGATCCCCGAAATCTGCCGGGAATCCTCCATCATGGCGTCCTGCCTGCTGTTCCTGCTGGCCGGGGCCATGACCTTCAACTGGCTGCTGACCGCCGAAGAAATACCGGCCATGGTCGCCCGCTTCGTCATGGAGCATATCCACAGCCCCTGGCTGTTCCTGCTCGCTATCAACCTGCTGCTGCTGATTTTGGGCTGTTTCATGGACAGCGTCAGCGCGGTGCTGATCCTTTCACCACTGTTCCTCGACACCCTGCAGGGTTATCATATCGATCTGGTCCATTTCGGCATCGTCATGGTCCTGAATATCGAGTTCGGCATGCTGACCCCGCCCTTCGGGCTCAACCTGTTCGTCTCCATGGGCGTAACCGGGGAAAAGTTGCGCACCGTGGTCAGTGGGGTGCTGCCGCTCCTGGCGCTCCTGCTCTGCTGTCTGCTGCTGGTGACTTATATCCCGGACATCTCCCTGCTGCTGCCCAAACTGTTTTTGAGGTAA
- the larA gene encoding nickel-dependent lactate racemase codes for MKSVAIPCSRDRITLELPAAAAQKARLVETRKANAAVLSAADIADSLEQPLGCAPLRELARGKKSACVVISDITRPVPNRLLLPPLLSRLEQAGIPRDAITILIATGMHRPNLGNELEELVGGEIAAGYRIINHDCHERDNLRQVAVIDGAPIEVNRHYLDAEFKVLTGLIEPHPFAGFSGGGKSILPGLASFETMKFMHSFALVDHPEVATARIADNPFRHHINRVSAAAGVDFIANVLIDDAKQPVAIFSGDPQAAFSAGCRQAENNAVVHVGSPADLVITSGGGYPLDATLYQSSKGLIAAGNIVRPGGTILMIAGCNEGLGSRSYCDIIRSAQASPEQFRAHYSNPDNFVIDQWGAQVYFQTLERCGRILLYSPHLTQQDIDPFGMTLVTDPAAVLPELCAQSQSIYIVPEGPYVGCVL; via the coding sequence ATGAAGTCTGTTGCAATCCCTTGTTCCCGCGACCGGATCACCCTCGAGCTGCCCGCGGCAGCGGCGCAGAAAGCCCGTCTGGTCGAAACCCGCAAAGCCAACGCAGCCGTCCTCAGTGCAGCCGACATCGCCGATTCCCTGGAGCAGCCGCTGGGTTGTGCTCCGCTACGGGAACTGGCCAGGGGGAAAAAATCCGCCTGCGTGGTGATTTCCGATATCACCCGGCCGGTGCCCAACCGGCTACTTCTGCCACCGCTGCTGAGCCGCCTGGAACAGGCCGGAATCCCCCGTGACGCCATCACCATTTTGATTGCCACCGGGATGCATCGCCCGAATCTCGGCAACGAGCTGGAAGAGCTGGTCGGTGGCGAGATCGCCGCTGGTTACCGGATCATCAATCACGACTGTCACGAACGGGACAACCTGCGCCAGGTGGCGGTCATCGACGGTGCGCCCATCGAGGTTAACCGCCACTACCTGGACGCCGAATTCAAGGTCCTCACCGGCCTCATCGAGCCCCACCCTTTTGCTGGTTTTTCCGGCGGCGGCAAATCGATTCTGCCCGGACTGGCCAGTTTCGAGACCATGAAGTTCATGCACTCCTTCGCCCTGGTCGATCACCCGGAGGTGGCGACCGCGCGGATTGCCGATAACCCGTTTCGCCACCATATCAACAGGGTCAGCGCTGCTGCCGGGGTTGATTTCATCGCCAATGTGCTGATCGACGATGCCAAACAACCGGTCGCCATCTTCAGCGGCGACCCGCAAGCCGCCTTTAGCGCCGGTTGCCGCCAAGCGGAGAACAATGCCGTGGTTCATGTCGGCAGCCCCGCCGACCTGGTCATCACCAGCGGCGGCGGCTACCCCCTTGACGCCACCCTTTACCAGTCGAGCAAAGGGCTGATTGCGGCCGGGAATATTGTCCGCCCGGGCGGCACCATTTTGATGATCGCCGGCTGCAACGAAGGACTCGGCAGCCGCAGTTATTGCGACATTATCCGTTCGGCCCAGGCCTCGCCGGAACAATTTCGCGCTCATTACAGCAATCCTGACAATTTCGTTATTGACCAGTGGGGAGCGCAGGTCTATTTTCAAACTCTTGAACGTTGCGGCAGAATTCTGCTCTATTCCCCGCACCTGACCCAGCAGGACATTGACCCCTTCGGCATGACTTTGGTCACGGACCCGGCGGCGGTGCTGCCCGAACTCTGCGCGCAAAGCCAAAGCATCTATATCGTCCCTGAAGGTCCTTATGTCGGCTGTGTCCTTTAG
- a CDS encoding (Fe-S)-binding protein yields the protein MLLPSRVALFLTCSAETLYPAVGRACVAVLEAAGFEVAFPASQTCCGQKWFNSNEPAEARILARHFLEVFEDSPAIVAPSSSCVDTVRNGYPELFTDDPALHKRFVSLGSKTFEFCEFLNKAGIRQLPALPAPVLTTYHSTCRTLRGIGLVGVAEKYLQQLCGDMFIPLPNADTCCGFGGTFSVKLPEVSGQLLQDKLDAIVATRAEVVTALDLSCLTHLSNGAKRLGMNRQRFVHLAELMAEALQGGRA from the coding sequence ATGTTGTTGCCTTCGCGCGTAGCCCTATTTCTAACCTGTTCCGCAGAAACCCTTTATCCGGCCGTTGGTCGTGCCTGTGTCGCCGTTCTGGAAGCCGCCGGATTCGAAGTCGCCTTCCCCGCCAGCCAGACCTGCTGCGGCCAGAAATGGTTCAACAGCAACGAACCGGCCGAGGCGCGGATCCTGGCCCGGCATTTTCTCGAGGTGTTCGAGGATTCCCCGGCCATCGTCGCCCCCAGTTCCTCATGCGTCGACACCGTCCGCAACGGCTACCCGGAACTGTTCACCGACGACCCGGCCCTGCACAAACGCTTTGTCTCCCTGGGCAGCAAAACCTTTGAGTTCTGTGAATTCCTCAATAAAGCCGGGATCCGCCAGCTGCCGGCTCTGCCCGCCCCGGTGCTGACCACTTACCATTCGACCTGCCGGACCCTGCGCGGCATCGGCCTGGTCGGCGTCGCGGAAAAATACCTCCAGCAACTGTGCGGCGACATGTTCATCCCCCTGCCCAACGCCGACACCTGCTGCGGCTTCGGCGGCACCTTCAGCGTCAAGCTGCCCGAGGTGTCCGGTCAGCTGCTCCAGGACAAGCTGGATGCCATCGTCGCCACCCGCGCCGAGGTTGTCACCGCCCTTGACCTGAGTTGCCTGACTCATTTGAGCAACGGCGCCAAACGCCTGGGCATGAACCGGCAGCGCTTTGTTCACCTGGCGGAGTTAATGGCCGAAGCGTTGCAAGGAGGCCGGGCATGA
- a CDS encoding LUD domain-containing protein, translated as MKRSLTRHSFRLASARAIPDARLRAAVRKTAGVLADMRAKTVAGKPDFEALRDWGRSRKIEISGDLAKWADQFAANVERQGGIVHRAKDAADAGRIITEIAKAHGVQVAVKSKSMTSEEVGLNQLMQAAGIEVTETDLGEFIIQLAGEHPSHILAPAIHRSQDEVRSLFAEKLCAPDNLDVEGMVRFARKVLRHRFLEAGMGITGCNFAVADTGTVTIVTNEGNGRMCTSLPPVHVALVGMEKIIPSIKDLPDFLSLLTCSATGQRASSYISMTTGPRRPGECEGPEEVHVVLLDNGRTNIAAGPWREILHCLHCGSCLNHCPVYNAVGGHAYESPYSGPMGTVLSSLIWGENIYPDLANACTLCGRCVDYCAVKVPLRSFHRTLRNRNRQATFKSMLPARLATYPGSYRRGIAAVRRLLRNKSIAPLLRATNQAAANWLSCRELPTPSDEQSFRQWWQQRIPNQQDPPQLIREQQPAKPAAVPVAPSPATPTQEELFELYRQRATAIGVELAEITREQLATQLQALIEAEAISCTALPSGCWPTEILQQVTGVLEASASHLTTTEDNVHGTGWHQDDLINARLGVTWCKAFLAETGSMVFAAGPSHGTLASLLPEVHLAISTKEALFADLKAYFKANPGTLPSRLTQISGPSRTGDIEGTMTVGVHGPRRVIHWILATENRTTGQG; from the coding sequence ATGAAAAGATCCCTGACCCGTCATAGCTTCCGCCTGGCCAGCGCCCGAGCCATTCCCGACGCTCGCCTGCGCGCCGCGGTCAGGAAGACCGCCGGAGTCCTTGCCGACATGCGCGCCAAAACCGTGGCCGGCAAACCGGATTTCGAGGCCCTGCGCGACTGGGGCCGTTCCCGCAAGATCGAGATTTCAGGGGATCTGGCCAAATGGGCGGATCAGTTCGCCGCCAACGTTGAACGCCAGGGCGGCATTGTCCATCGGGCCAAAGACGCCGCTGACGCCGGACGGATTATCACCGAAATCGCCAAGGCTCATGGCGTTCAGGTCGCAGTCAAATCCAAGTCCATGACCAGTGAAGAGGTCGGTTTGAACCAGCTGATGCAGGCGGCCGGCATCGAAGTCACGGAAACCGACCTGGGCGAATTCATCATCCAGCTGGCCGGTGAACATCCGTCCCACATCCTCGCGCCGGCCATCCACCGCAGTCAGGACGAAGTGCGCAGCCTCTTTGCAGAAAAACTCTGCGCCCCGGATAACCTCGATGTCGAAGGGATGGTCCGCTTCGCTCGCAAGGTGCTGCGCCATCGCTTTTTAGAAGCGGGCATGGGGATTACCGGCTGCAACTTTGCCGTCGCCGACACCGGCACCGTGACCATCGTCACCAACGAGGGGAACGGCCGCATGTGCACCAGCCTGCCGCCGGTCCATGTGGCCCTGGTCGGCATGGAAAAGATTATCCCCAGCATCAAGGACCTACCCGACTTCCTGTCCCTGCTGACCTGCTCCGCCACCGGCCAGCGCGCCTCCAGCTACATCAGTATGACTACCGGCCCGCGCCGGCCTGGGGAGTGCGAAGGCCCGGAAGAAGTTCATGTGGTGCTCCTCGACAACGGCCGCACCAACATCGCTGCCGGGCCCTGGCGGGAGATTCTCCACTGTCTGCACTGCGGCAGCTGCCTCAACCACTGCCCGGTCTATAACGCGGTCGGCGGGCACGCCTATGAATCCCCCTATTCCGGACCCATGGGGACGGTGCTGTCGTCATTGATCTGGGGGGAAAATATCTATCCGGATCTGGCCAACGCCTGCACCTTGTGCGGCCGTTGCGTCGACTATTGTGCGGTCAAAGTGCCGCTGCGCAGCTTCCACCGCACCCTGCGCAACCGCAACCGCCAGGCGACCTTTAAAAGCATGCTGCCGGCCCGTCTGGCGACCTATCCCGGCTCTTATCGGCGCGGCATCGCTGCCGTGCGCAGACTGCTGCGCAACAAGTCGATTGCGCCGCTGTTACGAGCCACCAACCAGGCCGCAGCCAACTGGCTGAGCTGCCGAGAACTGCCGACGCCGAGCGATGAGCAGTCATTCCGCCAGTGGTGGCAACAACGGATTCCCAATCAACAGGATCCGCCACAATTGATCCGCGAGCAGCAACCGGCCAAACCGGCGGCCGTTCCAGTCGCCCCTTCCCCTGCCACACCAACGCAGGAGGAGCTGTTCGAACTGTATCGTCAGCGCGCCACCGCCATCGGCGTTGAACTGGCTGAAATCACTCGTGAGCAACTCGCCACGCAGTTGCAGGCTCTCATTGAAGCTGAAGCGATCTCCTGCACCGCCCTGCCCAGTGGCTGCTGGCCGACAGAAATCCTCCAGCAGGTCACCGGTGTTCTGGAAGCCAGTGCCAGCCATCTGACCACCACCGAGGATAATGTCCACGGTACCGGCTGGCATCAGGACGATCTGATCAACGCCCGGCTCGGCGTCACCTGGTGCAAAGCCTTCCTGGCCGAAACCGGCTCCATGGTCTTTGCCGCCGGTCCCAGCCACGGCACCCTGGCCTCGCTGCTCCCGGAAGTCCACCTGGCCATCAGCACCAAGGAGGCCTTGTTTGCCGACCTGAAGGCCTATTTCAAGGCCAACCCGGGGACGCTCCCGTCCCGACTGACGCAGATTTCAGGCCCCAGTCGCACCGGCGATATCGAAGGGACCATGACCGTCGGAGTGCATGGCCCGCGCCGGGTCATTCACTGGATTCTGGCCACGGAGAACCGTACCACCGGCCAAGGATAA
- a CDS encoding DMT family transporter, which yields MAAWYLNSLVALLLLGTQRFLYKVAAERGAGSSLTTAVFMATVALLSGIAYLGSGEPSTGSLTVLLLLALLNSSSFACATIAQIEALKRLPAGIAYPLTRLSLVLVILFSLIYFHETLQPWQWLGVALGLGVVALLGGEVKRDRTLSHRSGSGLWFILAAVFCGAISSVSCKLAAMHADTAGFMTLTYSMGTVFSVLINRHWKTTAPGGRRKEALIIGLVMGVLNFFGFYALLKAMATGPLSAIVLLTGMHFVIAIILSVLIYRERLTPRRAAAVLLTLLAVFLMKQ from the coding sequence ATGGCCGCCTGGTATCTCAACAGCCTTGTCGCGCTGCTCCTGCTCGGGACGCAGCGCTTTTTATACAAGGTTGCCGCAGAACGCGGGGCCGGTTCGTCCCTGACCACGGCGGTGTTCATGGCTACGGTCGCGCTGTTAAGCGGCATCGCCTATCTCGGCAGCGGCGAGCCCAGTACCGGCAGTCTGACCGTGCTGCTGCTGTTGGCCCTGCTTAACAGCAGCTCCTTTGCCTGCGCCACCATCGCCCAGATTGAAGCGCTCAAGCGTCTGCCAGCTGGAATCGCCTATCCCCTCACCCGCTTGAGCCTGGTGCTGGTGATTCTTTTTTCTTTGATCTATTTTCATGAAACCCTGCAGCCATGGCAGTGGCTGGGTGTCGCTCTAGGGCTGGGCGTGGTTGCCTTGCTCGGCGGCGAGGTCAAACGGGACAGGACCTTGAGCCACCGGTCCGGCAGCGGGCTCTGGTTTATTCTGGCCGCAGTTTTTTGCGGGGCGATCTCTTCGGTCTCCTGCAAACTGGCCGCAATGCACGCCGATACCGCCGGGTTCATGACCCTGACCTACAGCATGGGGACCGTTTTTTCCGTGCTAATCAATCGGCACTGGAAAACGACCGCGCCCGGTGGCCGCCGCAAGGAAGCGCTGATCATCGGCCTGGTCATGGGAGTGCTCAATTTCTTCGGCTTCTACGCCCTGCTCAAGGCCATGGCGACCGGACCCCTGTCGGCCATTGTCCTGTTAACCGGAATGCATTTTGTCATCGCCATTATCCTTTCGGTGTTGATTTACCGTGAACGCCTTACTCCGCGGCGCGCGGCAGCTGTGCTGTTGACCCTGCTGGCGGTGTTCTTGATGAAACAATGA
- a CDS encoding class I SAM-dependent methyltransferase: MSNERQSWNERWSDKDFSDGWQADSWLLQHHRLLSGSSALDVACGRGRNALFLAEQGFNVTALDYSSVALRQLADKAAERGVAMTTLETDLENSPQLPQQQFDLVINFFYLYRPLLLDLRERVKPGGLIMIRTFTSAGDGEPCRLEPKMVLEPGELLQIFADWEILVHEEGLEPSKKGGTLVGLLARKPV; the protein is encoded by the coding sequence ATGAGCAACGAACGTCAATCCTGGAATGAACGCTGGAGCGACAAAGACTTCAGCGACGGTTGGCAAGCCGACTCCTGGCTGCTCCAGCATCACCGCCTGCTCAGTGGAAGCAGCGCCCTTGATGTGGCCTGCGGCCGCGGTCGCAACGCCCTGTTCCTGGCCGAACAGGGCTTCAATGTCACCGCTCTCGATTATTCCAGCGTGGCCCTCCGGCAACTGGCCGACAAGGCCGCTGAGCGCGGCGTCGCCATGACCACCCTGGAAACCGATCTGGAAAACAGCCCGCAGCTGCCGCAGCAGCAGTTTGACCTGGTGATCAACTTCTTTTATCTGTATCGGCCGCTGCTGCTCGACCTCAGGGAGCGGGTCAAGCCCGGTGGACTGATCATGATCCGCACCTTTACCAGCGCCGGAGATGGCGAACCCTGCCGACTGGAACCGAAAATGGTCCTGGAACCGGGAGAATTGTTACAGATCTTTGCCGATTGGGAGATTCTGGTTCACGAAGAAGGTTTGGAACCCTCCAAGAAAGGCGGCACCCTGGTCGGCCTGCTTGCCCGGAAGCCGGTATGA
- a CDS encoding anthranilate synthase component I family protein, producing MIRSCSFNLPAFDPLELYLHHCPDGPGFLETLNPRPKTGRYSIVPLSWQERYQLRDGQLLRSQGGRCDRLPGDPFASLAAILAERSLPIKCESPFPGGFFGYFSYDLAASIEDLPRQAIRDLPTPDLDLYWVDATAVYDHRSARLILAALPGGPELPELKEQIQNFSGSPPVGSFSVIQQPQPILSQEQFMAMVERGKEYILSGDIYQVNLSCRFDGTIKGDSTELYRQLRELNPSPFACYLNFPDLEIISSSPERLVSLSNGLAEARPIAGTRPRGFTLPEDDQLRQELLGHPKERAEHMMLIDLARNDLGKVCRFGSVEVDELMVLEPYSHVTHIVSNVSGRLTPESGPFDLLKAAFPGGTITGVPKKRCMEIIDELEPVGRGSYTGSAGFISVTGDMDLNILIRSFQRFGNLLNYQTGAGIVADSVPVREWHECLAKGEALRTVLQPRKD from the coding sequence ATGATCAGAAGCTGCTCTTTCAACCTGCCCGCGTTCGACCCGCTGGAACTATACCTGCACCACTGCCCGGACGGGCCCGGTTTTCTGGAAACCCTCAATCCCCGACCCAAGACCGGGCGTTACTCGATTGTGCCGCTAAGCTGGCAGGAACGCTACCAGCTCCGAGACGGCCAGCTGCTGCGCAGCCAGGGCGGCCGATGCGATAGGCTGCCCGGCGATCCCTTTGCGAGCCTGGCCGCCATCCTTGCCGAGCGCAGTCTGCCGATCAAGTGCGAATCCCCCTTTCCGGGCGGTTTTTTCGGCTATTTCAGTTACGACCTCGCCGCCTCGATCGAGGACCTTCCGCGCCAGGCAATCCGCGATCTGCCCACCCCTGACCTCGACCTCTACTGGGTCGACGCCACTGCGGTCTACGATCATCGCTCCGCCAGGCTGATCCTTGCCGCTTTGCCCGGCGGTCCGGAATTGCCGGAGCTGAAAGAGCAGATTCAAAACTTTTCCGGCAGCCCTCCGGTCGGCTCTTTTTCGGTCATCCAACAGCCTCAGCCGATATTGTCCCAGGAACAATTCATGGCCATGGTAGAGCGGGGCAAGGAGTACATCCTCAGCGGCGACATATATCAGGTCAATCTGTCGTGCCGGTTTGACGGAACCATCAAGGGCGATTCAACCGAGCTGTACCGCCAGCTGCGCGAATTGAATCCCTCCCCCTTTGCCTGTTACCTGAATTTCCCCGACCTGGAGATCATCTCAAGCTCACCGGAACGGCTGGTCTCCCTCAGCAACGGTTTGGCCGAAGCACGCCCCATCGCCGGAACCCGCCCGCGTGGCTTCACCCTGCCGGAGGATGACCAACTCCGCCAGGAACTCCTTGGCCACCCCAAGGAACGGGCCGAGCACATGATGCTCATCGATCTGGCGCGCAATGACCTGGGCAAGGTCTGCCGATTCGGTAGCGTCGAGGTCGACGAGCTCATGGTCCTGGAACCTTATTCCCATGTCACCCATATCGTCTCCAATGTCAGCGGCCGGCTCACCCCGGAGAGCGGCCCCTTCGACCTGCTCAAGGCAGCCTTCCCCGGCGGCACCATCACCGGGGTCCCCAAAAAACGCTGCATGGAGATCATCGACGAACTGGAACCCGTCGGCCGCGGCAGTTACACCGGCAGCGCCGGTTTTATCAGCGTCACCGGGGACATGGACCTCAATATTCTGATCCGCAGTTTTCAACGCTTCGGCAACCTGCTCAACTACCAGACCGGGGCCGGGATCGTCGCCGATTCCGTCCCGGTCAGGGAATGGCACGAATGTCTGGCCAAAGGCGAAGCACTGCGGACCGTTCTCCAGCCAAGGAAGGACTGA